DNA sequence from the Pogona vitticeps strain Pit_001003342236 chromosome 11, PviZW2.1, whole genome shotgun sequence genome:
TCACCCtgttatttctttcaaaacacaTGTTGAAGATGAAGATATGGCAACTACTTGAGGGCTTGAAGCTCTTTCCTTTCAGTTCTATATATATGTTAAGATATTCCCTAGTGAATTCAGCCAAACAGGCAACTGAAGACTGTGGGACTGTGAAACGCTTTCTTCAGTAGATCTCAATGCTCAGTAAGGCTTGTAGGAGAGAGTAGAGTCTTTTGGCTTGGTTGGACCCAATGATAACTCATAACCAGCTCTATGAACTGTTTCCTTGCCCCACTTCCAAAACTTACCGAATCCACAAGATTTTCAGTTTTGTCTATCAGCAACTCCAGCTTCTCTCCTCTTTGGGCCACAAGGTCTGGGATGAAGAGAGAGTCAGTGAAAATCAGTGGGAAAGCAATTCCACTGCTGCTATTGACAAAACAAGCTGACAATATGTACAGTACCCATGAGATCTCTGGGCCGGGTGTCTCCTGAGTTTAACAAGATGCATGATTCAGCAGAGCATGAGCTGTTTAGATATGCATAGAAAGGCCAGTAGCTTGGGGACAGTCTCCACACTAATCCAGGAGAAGGCAAGAGTATAAAACAGAACCAGTGTTTCAATTTTGTTCCATCCAGCCTTCTGGCACATAAGCCAAACACAATGACACAGGCCCACAAAAGAGCTATTTCCCCCCCCTGCTCCCACCCCACCATGAAGTCCAGGCAGAAATGCATTTGTgctggtgcagaaaaaaaaaagaccctcaTCTCAGTTAGACCCAGTTGGATCATCCTCAGGCAGTCATTCTCATGCATATAAGAGTTACAGAGGCTCACTGCACCTTTGCCAATACAGTACCTATGTTACGGACCATGATCCCTTTGAGTTCATCCACCTGGGCCTGCGTCTCTGCCACCTGGTCAGGCCCTTTATTCTCTGAATGGTATTTCTgcagggcaggaggaaaagaagacagaggagtaTGTAATGCTTCTTTAATGAAGCACAAAATATTTCTACAAAAATCTAAGAAAGTCACCCTACAAAGAGACTGTGCCCAGGGAACTGTACACAGATTTTTTCTTTCCAATCTCACTTCAGCGGTTTCTGCTTTCTGAATAattctcctcttccctccataCTGTACCAATGTACCTCCTTGCTCCTCCTGGTACTCATATCTGTCTCTTTTTCACAAGGCTGGGGTAActttgcctctccagatgttttgtgctCCAGTtctcacaggtttttttttaccattaGCTCTGTTAGCTAACACTGGTGAGAGTTGTAGGTTAAACCATTTGGAGGGCTGAAGCACCCCATGCCTGCTCTACAAACTAACTGGAATTTATTTGGCCCATAATTCTGAAGTTTGTGTGCCAGAAAGAAAACTGTTTATTTTGGTCATAGGTCTTTACAGAgaagatacagtatataaaactGGAACCATATAAGTAAAACTATACAGGTTTATGACAATTTAGAATCAGAAGGCTGctttcagaagaaagaaaacatatctTCTACTTTCATCGATGGAGAAATGACTTAAGTTTTGGGCCTGCTATACAAAGTACCTGCCAAAATACACATGTAAGCCACTGGGACAAAGTATTTCTTGACATGCAATGCCTATAAGCCTGCTTCTCATTAGTAAAGAGGAAAGTACATCCAACCTGCCCTAGAGGGATAATCTAGGACAGACTATCTCCCTAAGATTTTAACATCATGCCCCCCTGTAGGTTTCTGAGAAACCCTCACACCTCCCTACTTCTCTTTTATTACCAATTTAAACCCCGTAGATCTGAAattagcaatttaaaaacaaacataaacatgTACTAAAATTATCCTAAAATAAGCACAACATGAACATAGAGGAACACAAGAATGTACTGTAGTGAGATTTACATATACATGCTATGAGCCACTTCACTCCCTCTATGCTTTCATGATATGAAGCAGTTGCTTTTCTGCCACTTTCCTCTACTATGTACTTTATttattatcctgcctttctccccaaaggtgGGATCCAAAGGCACGAACTCCTGCCTAACCTTTGGAAGAAAATGCTGTGCGTGCCTGGACAAATCCAAATTTGCTCAGAATTAGCAACAAAGAGAAAAATCGGTCTGTTGCATTTCTCCAGGTGAGAAATGCTCTTGGGCAGGAAGTCCCAAATGACAGGGAGCTGCCCTATATCTAATGGCGGTTGCACTACCCTCAAATTATAAAGTTTGTCATGTGGGAGATCTCTAACTGATTGCTGAAGCCAGGAGGGCTTTATCTCAGCCTTGGATGGCGTTCTGGTTGTGCTCATACCTAAAAATTACAGTCTAGTCAATATACCCTATATTTCAGCTAGATCACATTAATGGAAGCATATTCTatatagggctgcccttgaagactgcTTCAAAATTTCAGGAAATGCAAAAACAATGCTGCAGACAGTTTTCTATGTGCCACATCTGGGGACTGTTACTTTCAGATGGTACTGGGAGATAGTCTGTTCTTCAGTAGACCTTAAAATATTAATTGTAATTACTGGAAAGGGTTCGCATGACAACACTGAAAACATCACACCCTTCCCAGTATGAATCTGCATACTTTCCAAGACCATCTTGTGAGCTCAGTCGCTTCCAGTACTTTATCATCACTACACATTTCGGTGCACAGGGCTGTTCTTATTTTAGTCTTCTTGATTCCTTTTAGTGCTAGTTTTGATTAACTGATGGTTTTGCAAATTTTGTTGGCTTAATGAGTATTTCTTGGTTTAATGACTTGTTATATAAGCTGCTTGAAAGGATACAGTCGGTGCAAGAATCTTGGGGCATGTCTGCACTGGCAGAATAGCTTACTATTGCTTTTGGCGCTGTTTGGTTTACAGCATCCACATGTGTTTTGACCTAGAGCAATCCAGCCTGCCCATTTTAAAGCTGTTCtgtcctttctggcacagcaatGGGGCtacagtgggtttttttggcacGATTTGGAGCACTCCTAATTAGCTAATTCTGTAGCCCATGCTGATTAATCTGCACCATAAAAGAGCTGCGGGTGATGCTATCTAAGATAATGACCCAGTGATTTGGTGGGTTGTGATATTGAGAGGGCCAATGGAgaacctgcccccccccttttcatctactctgccatttaaaaaatatgtgtatTTTCCTATTGCtgcagcactattctagataaatgagatacagtGGCAGTATTATATGCACCATGCTAAATAGATGCATTTGCTGTTGCACTGTGTCACTTCATTCAAAATGGAAAGTTGCCTAAGCCTGCTAAATGATGGCcatgagaaaaggcagggaaggggggtgTCATCAAAAGGAGGACAAATTAGACTGATCCAAAAACCTGcctggacccttctcatgggagaagaaacatAAAGCAGTGTGAgcagaaggattgctcaagtgagataaaatagatcgcACTAAatataagaaccttttaagtgtgaaccagactgCTCCAGTTCCCCCTGTCTGGATGTGCCCTCACTTACCAACACACAGATTACTTCTGAATTCAGTAGATATTTTATAGAAACTAGAATAGAAACTAGTAAGCAAACTTTTGGGGTTTGAAAAAACTGAAACTCCTTTACTAATCAAAAGTAGTGTGGATAAGGCCTCTGAAACTACATGCAGCATTCTGCTCTGgaactcaccagctgcgcagcaaGGACACTGGAAAACTCGCTATTCATAGCATACGGTAGGGCTGTTTGTGCACGAGAACCGTAGGTGGTTTGAAATCGCTTCTTGATTTCGTTGAGGAATGTGAAAGCTCTGGAACGTTCAAAGTCCTATTAAGTAATAAATAACATTATAAATCTTCAGAACAATGCATTCATTTCAGATAAATGCATAACAGCTATCAGTCATGAAAGCTAAAACAGAGCCTCCAGGAAATGCATCTTAAGAGGATCTGGGCTGAGGACAGACACCTGCTGGTTGGCTATTGCTGAAAACGTGACAGTGGACTTGTCCCATGATCCAGCAAATGAAATCTTGTGCTATGAGAAGCCAGGCCAGCTATTGATACCCTACCCTGTAATCCACTCCAGATACCCAAATATAGAGGGTCACACTGCAAATGCCATTTCAATTTGCAATCAATTTACAATTCTGGTGACAGATCATTCAATTTGGTGATTACACTGGCCCTTTCTTGCCACCTGCCTCAGAGCACCTGCAGGTTTTGTGCTGGAAAGTATAAACCAAGTGGggcaaaacaaataaatcaaaaaaCCCAACCATTTGTCTAACGAAATAAGAAACCCAGAATGTTCCTTGCGAATGATGAATAGTATCTTTGTAAACAAACCATTAAACAAATAGTCCAGTAATCACACCCAGGGAAACCCCTCTGTTATCCAcctattagattaggcatccttcagtcttgagaaactataGAAACCCCTCCGTTATCCACACCATTCAACATACAGCAGGCACCTCCTGAGGATGCCAGCAACAGGAGATAATGAACAGAAATCCTCAGTATGATACATCTGAGTTCTGCCAGGAATATATTAAAACCATtgacagcacagcacagaaaacaaaacgTTAAATCCTCCCAGTAGTCACATCAAACACCCTAAAACAACTGAGTCTTACAGAACTTGAAAGACTAACAAGCGTTCTTTGGCAAAGACTTGCAGATTTTtgcctgctttttcagatgcGTGATGTCAGGCAGATAGATTTTTGACACAAACACAGGGAACAACTTTACACCAAGGAGTAACAttcctcctcctgtttttatAGCGATGCCTGCCTACTGAAACCTTACTCTACCCTTCTCATAAAGCAGACTAATGTCCAGGAAAAAAATTACGCCatgttaaaaattttaaaacactctTATTATTTGGCAAAACAGAAATACAGCTACTTTCCTGGAAATTATGTACCTTGCTTAGAACACACACAAATCCCAAAGTTTTTAGGGGGAACAGCTATATAGAGTGAAGGAGGGAGAGCTGTGTGCACTAACAAAGAGcagaaataacttttaaatatAGCCAAAGTATTATAATCCTTAGAGCTCTGGATTAGGATTTGGGAACTCTAGGTTCAAGACCCCACTCAGATATGAAAGTTACCATGTGATCTGGGCTAATCAGTCTGccttttaccatttctcagaatcATTGTGAGGAAAAAACTGGGGAGGTGGAGAGCAATGTGTGATGCCCTGAGTGTCctagagaaaaaaacaaaatgcaataataaatgcaataaacaagaAGTATGGATACTTTAAAAACCTTAAACATAGGGCCTAGATCTGACTCTACATATTGGTGACAGGCAGCATATTCCCAATGTCACTCTCTTTGGAGCAGCCACCGATAAATAGCACAAGTATGTACTTATGGAAGCCATATCACAGGATTGTCCTACATACTTACATCATCAGTGATGCACAGGTATATAATCCGGTCCTGGCAGATGTAGTGGAACAGGTAACTAGAGGAAGACAGGACACCAGCACAGTATTTTAAAGACAACAGAGGCAGTGATTTGACCCAATAGCCTCCAGGCTATACTGTGCTAAAAAGCCTTTGTGATGCATCAAGCGCACATGCATCAAGCACACATTTCCAGTCTGTTCTTCCATAAAGAAATCACTGTTCTGCCCGGAACCATGTTTCATTAGACCTCCACTTCTTACATGAGATGGTGAAGCAATTGTACAGGAACAATTCCGCCAAGAACAGGTTCAAAtcatgacattttttcattttgcacAAAGTGTGGAGAACCTGCCACTCCTGAGCTGATTTATCACCCTCTTTGTAACTTGTTTTAAACAAAGGAACCTGACCTGTACCTCTGGGCATAAATTTTGGaacttttatgtttcttctgcaccactTGCATCTCTGCAACATCCAGCCTGAATAAGACTCCTGTAGGAGTTGACAGGCAGCTTCAGTTTGTGACATACTGAAGTTGCCTGTCTAAtaggtctaataaaggtatcatcatACCCATATCTTAGAGAAGTCTGTTATCATACCTACTCACTTTAAGAAATTAATGCCCTCCATTCAGAAACTCATTGGCTTCACAACCACTCAGATTTGGCTGGCCTTTACTATTTACTTCAGTGGTCTTAGTTAGCAAAGAGATAGCCTGCAAACCAGTAAAACCTGTGAGATGCTAATGGGCTGAAGCCAATTCTAGTCCTctactgtcttgtgaaaaatgtgtGGGCAGTACATATTCACTTATGTATTTGAAATTACTTACTAAAATGCAAGCTTTTATCCATTCCCAACCGAAAGCATTCATTTTGATCTCTCCTTGCTTAATGGCTTCTGGGCCTAATGATTTATGGGGAATGGTCTCAATAACATGTAGGTTTAAAAGAACCCTGGTGCCTTGCTCCATTGCTAAACTATCCTCAGGAAGTGCATCCTTCCTGACATCTTTCCTCAACTACTACAATCTCATTCTAATGAAGAAAGGCCTGGTCTAGCCTGTTGTTTTAGGTGGGCATCATGAGCAAAGCAAGTAAGAAGCTAGTGGAAGTCATTAAGACCTCATCTGCATATCACTTCAAACATCCCATCCCTTTTTACAACCTCATACCACAGGACTGCTTTCATTTAGTTTCCTCATTTGCAAGCAGCAGATCTGCACCCTACCATCCCCTTTCTCCCCAGCAGTACTCACTTTCCATGTGAATAAGTAAGCTTGTTGTTCTCAGATGGTATCTTGGCTAAGATTTGCTCTGTCACTTCCAGGAAGTTCCCTCCACACCATGCATGTTTCGCCAGAATTGTGGAGCCCCTGGCTACCACTGCAAACAGGATAGCCATGGCTGTGGAGCGGCTGCAAGGACAAGAGACACAGAAATAAAGGATTCACCCATCAGACTATAGCAAACCACACCTCTGCCATTGTCCCATAACCATTTGTGTGTGTCATAAGAGAACCATGCCACAGTTCCATAAATGATGCCTGCCCCTTTTCACATGCAAAAGCATTGCCTATTTTACACAATAACTGGCAAAAGTTCACATTTTAGATAAGCAACATGCAATGGCTCATTTTTCCTCCCCTTCAGCTCAGCTTTCTGCTATCCCGATCACAAGACATCCAAAGAGCTGAACATTCTTGAATAATGATCTTTTCCGTGACAAAAGGAATGGAGAAACAGAAGGCAAAATAccctgaaggcaggagaagatgGGAAGACATTTCAAGCCAGCTTCATCCAAGGAGCAAGTGCCAGTGAAAGGAAATCAGCTTGATCTGATTTGATACTACTGACCTTCACAGCAGTCATTATTG
Encoded proteins:
- the VAMP7 gene encoding vesicle-associated membrane protein 7, whose translation is MAILFAVVARGSTILAKHAWCGGNFLEVTEQILAKIPSENNKLTYSHGNYLFHYICQDRIIYLCITDDDFERSRAFTFLNEIKKRFQTTYGSRAQTALPYAMNSEFSSVLAAQLKYHSENKGPDQVAETQAQVDELKGIMVRNIDLVAQRGEKLELLIDKTENLVDSSVTFKTTSRNLARAMCMKNLKLTIIIAIVSIVIIYIIVSAACGGLSWPSCVHK